The proteins below are encoded in one region of Chloroflexota bacterium:
- a CDS encoding tetratricopeptide repeat protein, translating into MSEPLPAPSEDRGDSADGPPAESAYELLRRGERLLADRHHAQAAIVLERAARLEPGKASILEALGRAFYNSGQRARAAETFATLLEFDPSAHYAHYGLGQSLKGLGREREARTHLRLAVALSPESRLYLGALERIGPADAPAD; encoded by the coding sequence ATGAGCGAACCGCTGCCTGCGCCGAGCGAGGATCGGGGGGACTCGGCGGACGGTCCGCCGGCCGAGAGCGCCTATGAGCTGCTCCGGCGCGGCGAGCGACTCCTCGCGGATCGCCATCATGCCCAGGCGGCGATCGTGCTCGAGCGGGCTGCGCGACTGGAACCCGGCAAGGCGTCCATCCTCGAGGCGCTCGGTCGGGCCTTCTACAACAGCGGCCAGCGGGCGCGCGCGGCGGAGACGTTCGCGACGCTGCTCGAGTTCGACCCGTCCGCCCACTACGCCCACTACGGGCTTGGCCAGAGCCTCAAGGGACTGGGCAGGGAGCGCGAGGCGCGAACGCATCTCCGGCTCGCTGTCGCCCTCAGCCCCGAGTCTCGCCTGTACCTCGGGGCGCTCGAGCGGATCGGGCCGGCCGATGCGCCAGCCGACTGA
- a CDS encoding NUDIX hydrolase, which translates to MVGSRILHRGHYLTFRIDTIERLDGTRAERDVCGHPGAVAILALDPEDRVLMVRQWRSAAGRAMLEIPAGTLDIVDPATGEVEDHALAAPRELEEETGYRAGVWRHLGSFWTAPGFASELMHLYLATDLRPASGDRRGPDEDERLELARLSRHDAMAAATDGRLADAKSILGLLWLDRLTRDGAADEI; encoded by the coding sequence GTGGTCGGCTCCCGGATCCTCCACCGCGGCCACTATCTGACCTTCCGGATCGACACGATCGAACGGCTGGACGGCACGCGCGCCGAGCGCGACGTGTGCGGCCATCCGGGAGCGGTGGCGATCCTCGCCCTCGACCCGGAGGACCGCGTCCTCATGGTCCGCCAGTGGCGCTCCGCGGCCGGACGGGCGATGCTCGAGATCCCGGCCGGGACGCTCGACATCGTGGACCCGGCGACCGGCGAGGTCGAGGACCATGCACTCGCCGCCCCGCGCGAGCTCGAGGAGGAGACCGGCTATCGGGCCGGCGTGTGGCGCCACCTCGGCAGCTTCTGGACGGCCCCTGGATTCGCCTCCGAGCTCATGCACCTGTACCTCGCCACGGATCTGCGACCCGCGAGCGGAGACCGGCGCGGTCCGGACGAGGACGAGCGGCTCGAGCTCGCGCGGCTCTCCCGCCACGACGCGATGGCGGCCGCGACGGACGGCCGGCTCGCCGACGCGAAGTCCATCCTCGGCCTGCTCTGGCTCGATCGCCTCACCCGCGACGGCGCAGCTGACGAGATCTGA